A window from Mesorhizobium sp. WSM2240 encodes these proteins:
- a CDS encoding endonuclease/exonuclease/phosphatase family protein, giving the protein MNRTNLRTMISLLALAAAAALSLPLIAGFFGKVHPAFDSFSHFRIHLAAMMAGCAVLLLACSLVKEGAVALTFAAAAVATTSASMSLPWLGQVHAALPAKDQRAVYRLLHMNVRFDNPEPGRILSLIGRVQPDVITLNEVSMMWAEKLDLLSAAFPHRIVCSRPGRYWQVAILSRRPFAANTMPECDERGAFAVAAVDFGGRPVEVATLHLGWPWPYEQSWQIDKVAPHLARLGDTALLAGDMNATPWSAAVSRVAQAGGLTLTPSPGATWLSRRLPDWFRSFGLPIDQIFSKGDVQVNSVRTLEDSGSDHRPVLVEFSIKPAERATPDPVTVFLDRKTSEKG; this is encoded by the coding sequence ATGAACCGGACGAATTTGCGAACCATGATATCGCTGCTTGCCTTGGCCGCGGCAGCGGCGCTCTCGCTGCCGCTGATCGCCGGCTTCTTCGGGAAGGTGCATCCGGCCTTCGATTCCTTCTCGCATTTCCGCATCCATCTGGCGGCGATGATGGCAGGCTGCGCGGTCTTGCTGCTCGCATGCTCGCTGGTGAAGGAAGGGGCGGTGGCGCTTACTTTCGCGGCGGCCGCAGTCGCCACCACGTCCGCATCGATGTCCCTGCCCTGGCTCGGACAGGTGCACGCAGCCCTGCCTGCAAAGGATCAACGGGCCGTCTATCGCCTGCTGCACATGAATGTGCGTTTCGACAATCCCGAGCCGGGAAGAATCCTGTCGCTGATCGGCCGTGTCCAGCCCGACGTGATTACGCTGAACGAAGTGTCGATGATGTGGGCGGAAAAACTCGATCTGCTCTCAGCCGCCTTCCCGCATCGCATTGTCTGTTCGCGCCCCGGCCGATATTGGCAGGTCGCGATTCTTTCGCGGCGGCCCTTCGCGGCGAACACCATGCCCGAATGCGACGAGCGCGGAGCCTTCGCTGTCGCCGCAGTCGATTTCGGCGGGCGGCCGGTGGAAGTAGCGACGCTGCATCTCGGCTGGCCATGGCCTTACGAGCAGTCCTGGCAGATCGACAAAGTCGCGCCGCACCTGGCCAGGCTCGGCGATACGGCGCTGCTTGCCGGCGACATGAACGCGACGCCGTGGAGCGCCGCCGTGTCGCGCGTCGCACAGGCCGGCGGACTGACGCTGACGCCTTCGCCGGGGGCTACATGGCTGTCGCGCCGCCTGCCCGATTGGTTCCGCTCCTTCGGGCTGCCGATCGACCAGATTTTCTCCAAGGGCGACGTGCAAGTGAATTCCGTGCGCACGCTGGAGGATTCAGGCTCTGACCACCGGCCTGTGCTCGTGGAATTCTCGATCAAGCCGGCCGAGCGTGCCACGCCCGACCCCGTAACCGTCTTTCTCGATCGCAAGACGTCCGAGAAAGGCTGA